A single region of the Brassica rapa cultivar Chiifu-401-42 chromosome A03, CAAS_Brap_v3.01, whole genome shotgun sequence genome encodes:
- the LOC103860739 gene encoding peptidyl-prolyl cis-trans isomerase FKBP42, giving the protein MDESPLEQQSQSHEQENEIVTEGSAFGHGEPPSQDGSVPPKVDSPVEVLDEKVSKQIIKEGHGSKPSKYSTCFLHYRAWTKHTQHKFEDTWQEQQPIELVLGKEKKEMTGLAMGVASMKSGERALLHIGWELGYGKDGNFSFPNVPPMADLLYEVEVIGFDETKEGKARSDMTVEERIGAADRRKMDGNNLFKDDKLEEAMQQYEMAIAYMGDDFMFQLYGKYQDMALAVKNPCHLNMAACLIKLKRYDEAIGHCNIVLTEEEKNPKALFRRGKAKAELGQMDSAREDFRKAQKYAPDDNAIRRELRGIAEQEKAVYQKQKEMYKGIFGGGRDESGGKGKSRNWLIMLWQWLVSLFSRILGRNRVKAD; this is encoded by the exons ATGGATGAATCTCCTCTGGAGCAGCAAAGTCAATCTCATG AACAAGAGAACGAAATAGTTACTGAAGGTAGTGCCTTTGGTCATGGTGAGCCTCCTTCTCAAGACGGTAGTGTTCCTCCCAAAGTTGATAGCCCAGTGGAAGTGCTGGATGAGAAAGTCAGTAAGCAGATCATTAAAGAAGGTCATGGCTCCAAACCATCCAAATACTCCACATGCTTCT TGCATTATAGGGCATGGACCAAACACACGCAGCATAAATTTGAGGATACATGGCAAGAGCAGCAACCTATTGAACTGGTTCTAGGAAAAG aaaaaaaagaaatgactGGTTTGGCCATGGGTGTTGCTAGCATGAAGTCTGGTGAACGTGCGCTCTTGCATATTGGCTGGGAACTTGGATACGGGAAAGATGGAAACTTTTCTTTTCCCAATGTTCCTCCTATGGCTGACTTGTTGTATGAGGTTGAAGTTATTGGCTTTGATGAAACTAAAGAG GGAAAGGCTCGCAGTGATATGACTGTGGAGGAAAGGATTGGTGCAGCAGACAGAAGGAAAATGGATGGGAATAATCTGTTTAAGGACGATAAACTGGAGGAGGCCATGCAGCAATATGAAATG GCCATTGCATACATGGGGGACGACTTCATGTTTCAGCTATATGGGAAGTACCAGGATATGGCTTTGGCAGTTAAGAACCCATGCCACTTAAACATGGCAGCTTGCTTGATCAAACTTAAACGTTACGATGAAGCAATTGGTCACTGCAACATT GTGTTgacagaagaagagaaaaacccAAAGGCCTTGTTCAGAAGAGGGAAGGCCAAGGCAGAGCTAGGACAGATGGATTCAGCTCGTGAAGATTTTCGAAAAGCTCAAAAGTATGCACCTGATGACAATGCGATTAGAAGAGAGCTGCGAGGCATTGCAGAGCAAGAGAAAGCTGTGTACCAAAAGCAAAAAGAGATGTACAAAGGAATATTTGGAGGAGGGAGAGATGAAAGTGGTGGCAAGGGAAAGAGCCGTAACTGGTTGATAATGCTATGGCAGTGGTTGGTGTCCCTTTTCAGCAGAATCTTGGGACGTAACAGGGTTAAAGCAGATTAA
- the LOC103860738 gene encoding F-box/WD-40 repeat-containing protein At3g52030, whose amino-acid sequence MGITETAGESSARKTRRRAPTSFESLDTDILCIIFSFLDLFDLVHCTVVCNSWYAVIKKLKLLQSSCRRMHQVGSTSLEQPREIDVEDFAMKHHKMALLRGRIEIERWEAHSHRFSQCRMKKGLLLTGVGDKVMRLWSLNSYKCMEEYSLPDAASLVDFDFDESKIVGLVGTRISIWRRNGQRSIFPSREGTIPKGLCMRYIDPEAVVGCEDGTARVFDMYSKTCSQIIRTHGGPITCLSLSDNQLFLSGSSLGRVTVSDPLLDQPVAMLKSTITAGGIQTICFNQGSNLAFSGTTAGYVSCWDLRKMRQVWENRVSPNVVYSIQQLKNDTSVMVAGGIDGVLRVVDQKSGRVLSSCIMDDKVSTVLRRQSQVVVEKRRGKRVSQDVEIDKIERKTRPQISCIAMGMKKVVTAHSGKFISVWKFNHS is encoded by the exons atggGGATAACAGAGACCGCCGGCGAATCCTCGGCGAGAAAGACGCGACGAAGAGCACCAACGTCGTTCGAATCTCTAGACACAGACATACTATGcatcatcttctcctttctcgATTTATTCGATCTCGTTCACTGTACCGTCGTCTGTAACTCCTGGTATGCTGttatcaagaagctgaagctgctACAGTCCTCATGCCGGAGGATGCACCAGGTCGGCTCCACGTCGCTGGAGCAGCCACGCGAGATAGACGTGGAGGATTTCGCGATGAAGCATCACAAGATGGCGTTGCTAAGAGGTCGAATCGAGATTGAGCGGTGGGAAGCTCACTCACACCG ATTCTCTCAGTGTCGAATGAAGAAGGGATTGCTTTTAACTGGTGTAGGTGATAAG GTTATGCGTCTCTGGTCGTTGAATAGTTATAAATGCATGGAGGAATACTCACTTCCTGATGCTGCTTCCTTGGTTGACTTCGATTTTGACGAGAGTAAG atTGTTGGATTGGTTGGTACTCGGATTAGCATATGGAGGAGAAATGGACAAAGAAGCATCTTTCCGTCTCGTGAAGGCACCATTCCTAAGGGACTTTGTATGCG TTACATTGACCCAGAAGCTGTAGTTGGATGCGAGGATGGAACAGCTCGTGTATTTGATATGTACAGTAAGACATGTTCTCAGATCATTAG GACTCACGGTGGGCCAATAACGTGCTTATCTTTGAGCGACAATCAACTGTTTCTTAGCGGGTCTTCACTCGGAAGAGTAACAGTATCAGACCCTTTACTAGATCAACCAGTGGCTATGCTTAAATCCACGATAACTGCAGGAG GTATACAGACCATCTGTTTTAACCAAGGCTCCAATCTCGCCTTCTCTGGAACAACCGCTGGATACGTTTCATGCTGGGACCTCAG GAAAATGAGACAGGTGTGGGAAAATCGAGTGAGTCCTAATGTGGTGTACTCAATACAACAGTTAAAGAACGATACATCGGTTATGGTTGCTGGTGGAATAGACGGTGTGCTGCGAGTGGTTGATCAGAAGAGTGGCAGAGTTCTGTCAAGCTGTATAATGGACGACAAAGTTTCAACAGTTCTGAGAAGGCAGAGCCAAGTCGTGGTTGAGAAAAGGAGAGGAAAAAGAGTATCTCAAGATGTCGAGATCGATAAAATCGAAAGGAAAACTCGGCCTCAGATCAGCTGCATAGCAATGGGAATGAAGAAGGTAGTAACAGCTCACAGTGGTAAATTCATAAGCGTATGGAAATTCAATCATTCATGA
- the LOC103860737 gene encoding uncharacterized protein LOC103860737, whose product MTQRSNQFKGQQKKKTVALNRHGKSVQNHKGKRYMKPSKTTKELDTDRELTKFINHCNEVKAANAACKEGGQLNILKAESQADTSKKSTKC is encoded by the exons ATGACGCAGAGGAGCAATCAGTTCAAGGGGCAACAGAAAAAGAAGACCGTTGCTCTTAATCGCCATGGCAAATCCGTTCAAAATCACAAAG GGAAGAGATATATGAAACCGTCCAAGACAACGAAAGAGTTAGACACCGACCGG GAGCTTACCAAGTTCATAAACCATTGCAATGAAGTGAAAGCTGCCAACGCTGCTTGCAAAGAAGGTGGTCAACTTAATATCCTCAAAGCTGAGTCTCAAGCTGACACATCCAAGAAGTCTACCAAGTGTTAA
- the LOC103860741 gene encoding cation/H(+) antiporter 28 isoform X2 has product MNTTTTKNVCGDKWYLNLDKPEEALKVLGFIAIFVIRTLLHHAMKPLGQPYLTTDFAIGLILGNLPKFREAFSGPYSTTLNNIIEFGMICHMFVMGLEMNPSALLRPPTKDAFMAYTSMLTTFAIAFATTPFLHYTKTAPFVFSLALSLMASSTGSPILTRVISNLKIRKSDLGKLASAAGVHTDMISTLFYCFGFIFFPTERPLPRPLHRFFRALLMFCLFLAQVTFTSIVSPIFLNWVNNENPEGKPLKGSHLVMSLAFVVLICSFPTWPPESMYNPILSAFTAGLFLPNQGRMSKWIINKINYLLSTVFYPIFFFWVGFIIHMRNFDIGDKLAWARFFSLLGTVIAGKVVGTVLCGVLLGYHVRETASLGLLLTTKGHFHVYLAALAIRTNRVKNTTGAMMIFVIVLTVVYSPFVVMDIIKRARKRVPVHIMALQWLDPTTELRVLMGLHGPHNIGSTLNLMEICHGGREPGSIYYATDMVELTDEIAATLKKDGRSGQNNDDSVTVTDRTVTEMRESITAAVNGYGELRSGQGVTVRRMLALSTFMTMAHDICGLADELMVSIIILPFHKRRSPDGTLDSGHTGFRHVNRKILKNAPCSIGILVDRSFGQTEEAWRPGASMDIAIIFIGGRDDREALAFAAQVARHPAVKLSVIRFLEDKSSQNAQKRSSILNRASVVEQEEEMKLDDECFAEFYERYIAGGGRVSYMEKHLTNSSETFTALKSLDGEYGLVIVGRGGGRASSGLTTGLNDWQQCPELGPIGDVLSGSDFSHNTSMLIIQQQRTRGQLEGLHDDFTIL; this is encoded by the exons ATGAATACAACTACAACAAAAAACGTATGTGGAGACAAATGGTACCTTAACCTAGACAAGCCTGAAGAGGCTTTGAAGGTTCTTGGCTTCATCGCTATCTTCGTCATCAGAACTCTCCTCCATCATGCCATGAAGCCTTTAGGCCAACCTTACCTCACCACCGATTTTGCC ATAGGGTTGATTCTAGGCAACCTTCCCAAGTTTCGAGAAGCATTCTCGGGTCCTTACTCGACCACCCTCAACAACATTATCGAATTCGGAATGATCTGCCATATGTTCGTGATGGGCCTAGAGATGAACCCAAGCGCCCTCCTCAGACCACCAACCAAAGACGCATTCATGGCGTACACAAGCATGCTCACAACCTTTGCCATCGCCTTTGCCACAACGCCTTTCCTCCACTACACCAAAACCGCTCCCTTCGTTTTCTCCTTAGCTCTCTCCCTCATGGCCTCGAGCACCGGCTCGCCTATCCTCACCCGCGTCATCTCCAATCTCAAAATCAGAAAATCTGATCTCGGCAAGCTCGCATCAGCCGCGGGCGTCCACACCGACATGATCTCGACCTTGTTCTACTGcttcggattcatttttttcCCTACGGAGAGACCTCTCCCTCGTCCTCTCCACAGATTCTTCAGAGCCTTACTCATGTTCTGCCTCTTCCTCGCTCAAGTCACTTTCACTTCCATTGTTTCCCCAATCTTTCTCAACTGGGTCAACAACGAGAACCCAGAGGGTAAACCACTCAAAGGCTCTCACCTCGTTATGTCCTTAGCGTTTGTCGTCTTGATATGTAGCTTCCCTACTTGGCCACCTGAGTCAATGTACAACCCGATCCTCAGCGCCTTCACGGCTGGTCTCTTCCTTCCGAACCAAGGAAGGATGTCCAAATGGATCATCAACAAAATCAATTACTTGCTCAGCACGGTGTTCTACcctatcttcttcttttgggTTGGATTCATTATCCACATGAGAAACTTTGACATTGGAGATAAATTGGCTTGGGCGAGATTCTTTTCTCTTCTTGGTACTGTCATAGCCGGAAAAGTCGTCGGAACAGTGTTGTGCGGTGTACTACTCGGATACCATGTCCGAGAAACCGCATCGCTTGGACTGCTTCTTACCACTAAAGGCCACTTTCATGTCTACTTGGCCGCTTTAGCCATTCGG ACAAACAGGGTGAAAAACACGACCGGTGCAATGATGATCTTCGTCATTGTCCTAACAGTGGTCTACTCTCCGTTTGTTGTCATGGACATAATCAAAAGAGCAAGAAAGCGAGTCCCCGTACACATCATGGCGCTACAATGGCTAGATCCAACAACCGAGCTTCGTGTCTTGATGGGTCTACACGGTCCCCACAACATCGGCTCAACGCTCAACCTTATGGAGATCTGCCATGGAGGACGTGAGCCGGGGTCTATATACTACGCTACTGATATGGTGGAGCTGACTGATGAGATCGCCGCCACGCTGAAAAAGGACGGCAGATCGGGTCAGAATAATGATGATTCAGTGACGGTAACAGATAGGACGGTGACGGAGATGCGTGAGAGTATAACCGCTGCTGTCAATGGGTACGGTGAGCTCCGAAGTGGGCAAGGTGTCACAGTGCGTAGGATGCTGGCATTGTCAACGTTTATGACCATGGCACATGATATTTGTGGTTTGGCTGATGAACTTATGGTTTCTATTATAATTCTACCGTTTCATAAACGTAGAAGTCCTGATGGCACTCTTGACTCTGGCCATACCGGGTTCCGTCATGTGAACCGCAAG ATTCTGAAGAACGCACCGTGCTCAATAGGAATCCTTGTAGATAGGTCGTTCGGGCAAACAGAAGAGGCATGGAGACCAGGAGCGTCCATGGACATTGCTATAATATTCATAGGTGGTAGAGACGACAGAGAGGCACTAGCCTTTGCTGCACAAGTGGCTCGACACCCAGCTGTGAAGCTAAGCGTGATACGTTTCCTGGAAGACAAGAGCTCTCAGAACGCGCAGAAGCGCAGCAGCATACTGAACAGAGCGAGCGTGGTGGAGCAAGAGGAGGAGATGAAGCTTGACGACGAGTGTTTCGCTGAGTTCTACGAAAGATATATAGCCGGTGGAGGAAGAGTGTCTTACATGGAGAAGCATCTGACGAACTCTTCAGAGACTTTCACAGCGCTAAAATCACTGGATGGAGAGTATGGGCTGGTGATTGTTgggagaggaggaggaagggCGAGTAGCGGGTTAACCACTGGGTTAAATGATTGGCAGCAATGTCCAGAGCTTGGTCCCATAGGCGATGTTCTTTCCGGATCAGATTTCTCACACAACACATCGATGTTGATTATTCAGCAGCAGCGTACACGTGGTCAGCTAGAAGGGCTTCATGATGATTTCACCATCCTGTAA
- the LOC103860741 gene encoding cation/H(+) antiporter 28 isoform X1, with product MNTTTTKNVCGDKWYLNLDKPEEALKVLGFIAIFVIRTLLHHAMKPLGQPYLTTDFAVRLNLFPFSLLDDIPKPILTCYVPQIGLILGNLPKFREAFSGPYSTTLNNIIEFGMICHMFVMGLEMNPSALLRPPTKDAFMAYTSMLTTFAIAFATTPFLHYTKTAPFVFSLALSLMASSTGSPILTRVISNLKIRKSDLGKLASAAGVHTDMISTLFYCFGFIFFPTERPLPRPLHRFFRALLMFCLFLAQVTFTSIVSPIFLNWVNNENPEGKPLKGSHLVMSLAFVVLICSFPTWPPESMYNPILSAFTAGLFLPNQGRMSKWIINKINYLLSTVFYPIFFFWVGFIIHMRNFDIGDKLAWARFFSLLGTVIAGKVVGTVLCGVLLGYHVRETASLGLLLTTKGHFHVYLAALAIRTNRVKNTTGAMMIFVIVLTVVYSPFVVMDIIKRARKRVPVHIMALQWLDPTTELRVLMGLHGPHNIGSTLNLMEICHGGREPGSIYYATDMVELTDEIAATLKKDGRSGQNNDDSVTVTDRTVTEMRESITAAVNGYGELRSGQGVTVRRMLALSTFMTMAHDICGLADELMVSIIILPFHKRRSPDGTLDSGHTGFRHVNRKILKNAPCSIGILVDRSFGQTEEAWRPGASMDIAIIFIGGRDDREALAFAAQVARHPAVKLSVIRFLEDKSSQNAQKRSSILNRASVVEQEEEMKLDDECFAEFYERYIAGGGRVSYMEKHLTNSSETFTALKSLDGEYGLVIVGRGGGRASSGLTTGLNDWQQCPELGPIGDVLSGSDFSHNTSMLIIQQQRTRGQLEGLHDDFTIL from the exons ATGAATACAACTACAACAAAAAACGTATGTGGAGACAAATGGTACCTTAACCTAGACAAGCCTGAAGAGGCTTTGAAGGTTCTTGGCTTCATCGCTATCTTCGTCATCAGAACTCTCCTCCATCATGCCATGAAGCCTTTAGGCCAACCTTACCTCACCACCGATTTTGCCGTACGTCTCAATCTCTTCCCCTTCTCTCTTTTGGATGATATTCCAAAACCAATCCTAACTTGTTATGTGCCTCAGATAGGGTTGATTCTAGGCAACCTTCCCAAGTTTCGAGAAGCATTCTCGGGTCCTTACTCGACCACCCTCAACAACATTATCGAATTCGGAATGATCTGCCATATGTTCGTGATGGGCCTAGAGATGAACCCAAGCGCCCTCCTCAGACCACCAACCAAAGACGCATTCATGGCGTACACAAGCATGCTCACAACCTTTGCCATCGCCTTTGCCACAACGCCTTTCCTCCACTACACCAAAACCGCTCCCTTCGTTTTCTCCTTAGCTCTCTCCCTCATGGCCTCGAGCACCGGCTCGCCTATCCTCACCCGCGTCATCTCCAATCTCAAAATCAGAAAATCTGATCTCGGCAAGCTCGCATCAGCCGCGGGCGTCCACACCGACATGATCTCGACCTTGTTCTACTGcttcggattcatttttttcCCTACGGAGAGACCTCTCCCTCGTCCTCTCCACAGATTCTTCAGAGCCTTACTCATGTTCTGCCTCTTCCTCGCTCAAGTCACTTTCACTTCCATTGTTTCCCCAATCTTTCTCAACTGGGTCAACAACGAGAACCCAGAGGGTAAACCACTCAAAGGCTCTCACCTCGTTATGTCCTTAGCGTTTGTCGTCTTGATATGTAGCTTCCCTACTTGGCCACCTGAGTCAATGTACAACCCGATCCTCAGCGCCTTCACGGCTGGTCTCTTCCTTCCGAACCAAGGAAGGATGTCCAAATGGATCATCAACAAAATCAATTACTTGCTCAGCACGGTGTTCTACcctatcttcttcttttgggTTGGATTCATTATCCACATGAGAAACTTTGACATTGGAGATAAATTGGCTTGGGCGAGATTCTTTTCTCTTCTTGGTACTGTCATAGCCGGAAAAGTCGTCGGAACAGTGTTGTGCGGTGTACTACTCGGATACCATGTCCGAGAAACCGCATCGCTTGGACTGCTTCTTACCACTAAAGGCCACTTTCATGTCTACTTGGCCGCTTTAGCCATTCGG ACAAACAGGGTGAAAAACACGACCGGTGCAATGATGATCTTCGTCATTGTCCTAACAGTGGTCTACTCTCCGTTTGTTGTCATGGACATAATCAAAAGAGCAAGAAAGCGAGTCCCCGTACACATCATGGCGCTACAATGGCTAGATCCAACAACCGAGCTTCGTGTCTTGATGGGTCTACACGGTCCCCACAACATCGGCTCAACGCTCAACCTTATGGAGATCTGCCATGGAGGACGTGAGCCGGGGTCTATATACTACGCTACTGATATGGTGGAGCTGACTGATGAGATCGCCGCCACGCTGAAAAAGGACGGCAGATCGGGTCAGAATAATGATGATTCAGTGACGGTAACAGATAGGACGGTGACGGAGATGCGTGAGAGTATAACCGCTGCTGTCAATGGGTACGGTGAGCTCCGAAGTGGGCAAGGTGTCACAGTGCGTAGGATGCTGGCATTGTCAACGTTTATGACCATGGCACATGATATTTGTGGTTTGGCTGATGAACTTATGGTTTCTATTATAATTCTACCGTTTCATAAACGTAGAAGTCCTGATGGCACTCTTGACTCTGGCCATACCGGGTTCCGTCATGTGAACCGCAAG ATTCTGAAGAACGCACCGTGCTCAATAGGAATCCTTGTAGATAGGTCGTTCGGGCAAACAGAAGAGGCATGGAGACCAGGAGCGTCCATGGACATTGCTATAATATTCATAGGTGGTAGAGACGACAGAGAGGCACTAGCCTTTGCTGCACAAGTGGCTCGACACCCAGCTGTGAAGCTAAGCGTGATACGTTTCCTGGAAGACAAGAGCTCTCAGAACGCGCAGAAGCGCAGCAGCATACTGAACAGAGCGAGCGTGGTGGAGCAAGAGGAGGAGATGAAGCTTGACGACGAGTGTTTCGCTGAGTTCTACGAAAGATATATAGCCGGTGGAGGAAGAGTGTCTTACATGGAGAAGCATCTGACGAACTCTTCAGAGACTTTCACAGCGCTAAAATCACTGGATGGAGAGTATGGGCTGGTGATTGTTgggagaggaggaggaagggCGAGTAGCGGGTTAACCACTGGGTTAAATGATTGGCAGCAATGTCCAGAGCTTGGTCCCATAGGCGATGTTCTTTCCGGATCAGATTTCTCACACAACACATCGATGTTGATTATTCAGCAGCAGCGTACACGTGGTCAGCTAGAAGGGCTTCATGATGATTTCACCATCCTGTAA